CCGCGGAAAGACACCATATCGGGTCCCCGGCGACCGATGGAAAGTGAGGCAATTTCATGTCGAGGGTGAAGAGATATTCTCTCATCGCATTTCTGGTCGTTCTTGTGATTCTGGCCGCGACTTGGTTTGCAGGGAGGGTGCAGGCCAAGAGCGACAACACGTTCAAGTCGTTCAGCGAATTCATGGACGTGGTCGCCAAAGTTCGAGACGACTACGTCGATGAAGTCGAAGTGGATGCACTTGTAGAAGACGCCATAAGAGGCATGCTCTATTCCCTCGACCCGCACTCTCAGTACTTGACCGCCTCAGACTACACGACCCTCAAGATTGACACGCACGGCAGCTACGGCGGCCTTGGCATTGTGATCGGCGTGAGGGACGGGTACCTTACCGTCGTGTCGCCCATGGAGGGCACACCCGCCAGCAGGATGGGAATCAGGAGCCTCGACAGGGTGGCCGCGATTGACGGCGAGACCACCGACGGCATGACTCTCGACGGCGCAGTCTCGAAGATGCGCGGACCCAAGGGATCGCAAGTGACGCTGAGCATTGTTAGAGAGGGTGTGGACAAGCCTCTCGATTTCACGCTCACCCGGGAAGTGATCGCAGTGAAGAGCATCCCTTACGCCTTCGTAACGCCGGACAGCATAGGGTTCGTCAGAATATCGGGCTTTTCTGAGACGACCCCCGACAGTCTGGAGAGCAAGCTCAAGTACATCGAGTCCAAGCACATCAAGGGTCTGGTCATAGATTTGAGACGCAATCCGGGTGGTCTCTTGACTGAGGCCATCTCGGTCTCCGAGAGTTTTGTGCCGAAGGGCGACCTGATCGTCTCCACGAGGGGCCGCGTTACCGTTCAAAACGTGAACTACTATTCCAGCGCCGAGAGAATTCACGACGCTTACCCCGTAGTCGTGCTTGTGGACGGCGGAAGCGCCAGCGCGTCTGAAATAGTGGCGGGCGCCATACAGGATCTTGATTTGGGGGTGCTGGTCGGAGAAAGAACGTTCGGCAAAGGCACCGTGCAGAGCGTGTTTCCCATGAAGGACGGATCCGCCCTCAAGCTCACCACGGCCAAATACTTCACTCCGAGCGGGCGATGCATTCACGCGGAGCCCAAGCGTTCGCGGATCAGGAGCGCCGGAGACATCAAGATAGGAAAGGAAACAGAGGAGAAGAGACCCGAATTCAAAACGATGATGGGGAGAATCGTCTACGGCGGGGGTGGAATCACACCCGACGTAGTGGTCGCGTTGCCCCAGCTTTCCGCCATTTCCGAGAAGCTGGAAAGAAACCTGATGTTTTACAAGTTCACCGGCGAGTATCTCGAGAAACACAAGGGACTCAAGGCCGAGAACTTCAAAGTAACTCCGCTCCTTGTCAGTGATTTCAAGAAATATCTGAAAGACAAGAGCTTCGAGTATCAAGAGAAGGATTTCGAGGCCGACCACGCGTACATCGAGAGAGCGATGACACGAGAGATTGTCAGCCAACTGGCGGGTGAAGAGGCCGCATTCGAGATATAT
This Candidatus Eisenbacteria bacterium DNA region includes the following protein-coding sequences:
- a CDS encoding S41 family peptidase, whose amino-acid sequence is MSRVKRYSLIAFLVVLVILAATWFAGRVQAKSDNTFKSFSEFMDVVAKVRDDYVDEVEVDALVEDAIRGMLYSLDPHSQYLTASDYTTLKIDTHGSYGGLGIVIGVRDGYLTVVSPMEGTPASRMGIRSLDRVAAIDGETTDGMTLDGAVSKMRGPKGSQVTLSIVREGVDKPLDFTLTREVIAVKSIPYAFVTPDSIGFVRISGFSETTPDSLESKLKYIESKHIKGLVIDLRRNPGGLLTEAISVSESFVPKGDLIVSTRGRVTVQNVNYYSSAERIHDAYPVVVLVDGGSASASEIVAGAIQDLDLGVLVGERTFGKGTVQSVFPMKDGSALKLTTAKYFTPSGRCIHAEPKRSRIRSAGDIKIGKETEEKRPEFKTMMGRIVYGGGGITPDVVVALPQLSAISEKLERNLMFYKFTGEYLEKHKGLKAENFKVTPLLVSDFKKYLKDKSFEYQEKDFEADHAYIERAMTREIVSQLAGEEAAFEIYIQGDPQVQEGFELLRKAHSRQDLFRLAEAIPSPKEKSTASPSRAEAADE